Proteins from a single region of Burkholderiales bacterium:
- a CDS encoding DUF3488 domain-containing transglutaminase family protein, which produces MSPALSATQIRWIGALIVCAQLPQAPHLPLWVAAFGIALCGLRLLLLRRDRARPGAPARIPSWTLVLFALAAALAVRASYGYLLGRDPSVAFLFILVAIKFLETRTVRDGTLLVALASFLLVTPFFASQSPLAAFAALPALLVLGGTLDALSRPPNALPPRPPGVALARTGKFIVQGIPIAALLFVLFPRIAGPLWGVPAEAGATTGLSDSMEPGSISELSLSDAVAFRVDFDGAVPPPAQRYWRGPVLSRFDGRAWTLVPRSMPGHLTPPGPGGVAYTVTLEPHGKPWLFALELPASLPRPAGADADPGGDESHALLTRDQQLVARTPVSQVLRYRQLSMLRDAFPQADEGEGQEYLRLPPRGNPRTVELGRELRAANPDPQGAVAAALAWFRAAPFVYTLSPPPLDRDPVDAFLFDTRRGFCEHFAGSFVVMMRAAGVPARVVTGYQGGEWNPRGGYLIVRQSDAHAWAEVLVDGEWRRVDPTATVAPSRIEMGLARAVAAGEPVPLFARLDAGWLKSTQLAFDALNHAWRTHVVGFNRDRQRELWRDLTIDRYAGWQIAAIAGVLGLAWAAVALAFIGLSRTRRERELVLWHEACTRLERAGLPRQPHEGPIAFAARASARWPQFAIAFSAIAESYAALRYGPPSARPGEREALVATLERAVEVLPAAGELRAAT; this is translated from the coding sequence GTGTCGCCCGCGCTCTCGGCGACGCAGATCCGCTGGATCGGCGCGCTGATCGTCTGCGCGCAACTGCCGCAGGCGCCGCATCTGCCGCTTTGGGTCGCCGCGTTCGGGATCGCGCTCTGCGGATTGCGCCTGCTGCTGTTGCGGCGCGACCGCGCGCGCCCCGGCGCCCCGGCGCGCATCCCGTCGTGGACGCTGGTGCTGTTCGCGCTCGCCGCCGCGCTCGCCGTGCGCGCCTCCTACGGCTATCTGCTCGGCCGCGATCCGTCGGTCGCATTCCTGTTCATCCTCGTCGCGATCAAGTTCCTCGAGACGCGCACGGTCCGCGACGGCACGCTGCTCGTCGCGCTCGCCTCGTTCCTGCTCGTCACGCCGTTCTTCGCGAGCCAGTCGCCGCTCGCCGCGTTCGCGGCGCTGCCCGCGCTGCTGGTGCTGGGCGGCACGCTCGACGCGCTCTCGCGTCCGCCGAACGCGTTGCCCCCTCGTCCGCCGGGCGTCGCGCTCGCGCGCACCGGCAAGTTCATCGTGCAGGGCATTCCGATCGCCGCGCTGCTGTTCGTGCTCTTCCCGCGTATCGCGGGCCCGCTGTGGGGCGTGCCGGCCGAAGCGGGCGCGACGACCGGATTGTCGGATTCGATGGAGCCGGGGTCGATCAGCGAGCTGTCGCTCTCCGACGCGGTGGCGTTCCGCGTCGACTTCGACGGCGCGGTTCCGCCGCCCGCGCAGCGCTACTGGCGCGGACCGGTGCTGTCGCGCTTCGATGGACGCGCGTGGACGCTCGTGCCGCGCTCGATGCCGGGCCATCTCACGCCGCCCGGTCCGGGGGGCGTCGCGTACACCGTCACGCTTGAGCCGCACGGCAAACCCTGGCTCTTCGCCCTCGAACTGCCGGCGAGCCTGCCGCGACCGGCCGGCGCCGACGCGGATCCCGGCGGCGACGAAAGCCATGCACTGCTCACGCGCGACCAGCAGCTCGTGGCACGCACGCCGGTGTCGCAGGTCCTCCGCTACCGCCAGCTCTCGATGCTGCGCGACGCGTTCCCGCAGGCCGACGAAGGCGAGGGACAGGAGTACCTGCGCCTGCCGCCGCGGGGCAATCCGCGCACGGTCGAACTCGGGCGTGAACTTCGCGCCGCGAACCCCGATCCGCAAGGAGCCGTCGCCGCGGCGCTCGCCTGGTTTCGCGCGGCGCCGTTCGTCTACACGCTGTCGCCGCCGCCGCTCGACCGCGATCCGGTCGACGCGTTCCTGTTCGACACGCGCCGCGGCTTCTGCGAGCACTTCGCCGGCTCGTTCGTCGTGATGATGCGCGCCGCGGGCGTTCCCGCGCGCGTGGTGACCGGCTACCAGGGCGGCGAGTGGAATCCGCGCGGCGGCTACCTGATCGTGCGGCAGTCCGACGCGCACGCGTGGGCCGAGGTGCTCGTCGACGGCGAATGGCGGCGCGTCGACCCGACGGCGACCGTCGCGCCCTCGCGCATCGAGATGGGCCTCGCGCGCGCGGTCGCCGCCGGCGAACCGGTACCGCTCTTCGCCCGTCTCGACGCCGGCTGGCTCAAGAGCACGCAACTCGCGTTCGATGCGCTCAACCACGCCTGGCGCACCCACGTCGTGGGTTTCAACCGCGACCGCCAGCGCGAACTGTGGCGCGACCTCACGATCGACCGCTACGCCGGCTGGCAGATCGCCGCCATCGCCGGCGTTCTCGGCCTCGCGTGGGCCGCGGTCGCGCTCGCGTTCATCGGACTCTCCCGCACCCGGCGCGAACGCGAGCTGGTGCTGTGGCACGAGGCCTGCACGCGTCTCGAGCGGGCCGGGCTGCCGCGCCAACCGCACGAAGGGCCGATCGCCTTCGCGGCGCGCGCGAGCGCGCGCTGGCCGCAGTTCGCGATCGCGTTCTCGGCGATCGCCGAATCCTACGCCGCGCTACGCTACGGTCCGCCTTCCGCGCGGCCGGGCGAGCGTGAGGCGCTCGTGGCGACGCTGGAGCGGGCGGTCGAGGTGTTGCCGGCGGCCGGCGAACTGCGCGCCGCTACGTAG
- the rpoS gene encoding RNA polymerase sigma factor RpoS encodes MAAAAPDPLDEDGDAAHESEPVAHDALTAPLPLDEPAPGLAADFVADVAQLYLNEIGQHPLLSADEELALARAVRGGDFAARQTMIERNLRLVVSIARHYAHRGLALPDLIEEGNLGLMHALDKFDPERGFRFSTYATWWIRQAIERAIVQQARTIRLPAHVMRELSVVQRALRYLENHPPADGRDATIEDVAHLIDRPVDDIARLVRWQEHVLSLDAPLDRDPSVTIADALPDEGAMEPELMLHHNALERSVAEWLAGLPERQRRVIERRYGLNGAEVATLDELARELGVTRERVRQIQIEALDRLRARLAASGLDRDALL; translated from the coding sequence ATGGCCGCCGCCGCGCCCGATCCGCTCGACGAGGACGGCGACGCGGCGCACGAATCGGAACCGGTCGCGCACGACGCGCTGACCGCGCCGCTGCCGCTCGACGAGCCCGCGCCCGGCCTCGCCGCCGACTTCGTCGCCGACGTCGCGCAGCTCTACCTGAACGAGATCGGCCAGCATCCTCTGCTGTCGGCCGACGAGGAACTCGCCCTCGCGCGCGCGGTGCGCGGCGGCGACTTCGCCGCGCGGCAGACGATGATCGAGCGCAACCTGCGCCTCGTCGTGTCGATCGCACGCCACTACGCGCACCGGGGACTCGCGCTGCCCGACCTGATCGAGGAGGGCAACCTCGGCCTCATGCACGCGCTCGACAAGTTCGACCCGGAGCGCGGGTTCCGCTTCTCGACCTACGCGACGTGGTGGATCCGGCAGGCGATCGAGCGCGCGATCGTGCAGCAGGCGCGAACGATCCGCCTGCCCGCGCACGTGATGCGCGAGCTCTCCGTCGTGCAGCGCGCGCTGCGTTACCTCGAGAACCATCCGCCCGCCGACGGCCGCGACGCGACGATCGAGGACGTCGCGCACCTGATCGACCGTCCGGTCGACGACATCGCACGGCTGGTGCGATGGCAGGAGCACGTGCTCTCGCTCGACGCGCCGCTCGACCGTGATCCGTCGGTCACCATCGCCGACGCGCTCCCGGACGAAGGCGCGATGGAGCCGGAGCTGATGCTCCACCACAACGCGCTCGAACGCTCGGTGGCCGAGTGGCTGGCCGGGCTGCCGGAGCGCCAGCGGCGGGTGATCGAGCGGCGCTACGGCCTGAACGGCGCCGAGGTCGCGACGCTCGACGAACTCGCGCGCGAACTCGGCGTCACGCGCGAGCGCGTGCGGCAGATCCAGATCGAGGCGCTCGACCGGTTGCGTGCGCGGCTCGCGGCATCGGGGCTCGATCGGGATGCGTTGCTGTAG
- a CDS encoding peptidoglycan DD-metalloendopeptidase family protein, with protein sequence MTTSRTTLSIPRVAALFAAAALAAGCATRTPAPVVDRPAVPPRAAPSTAPLPPPHPAAATKPGEPDWRPPTYTVKRGDTLYQIALEHGLDYRDLAAWNGIENINVIRVGQALRLTAPGSEPPQMAAGADAGAPGTTVTPLRTVPPVTAGAPRSDAAGVASGGAPVPPAVASASVPPTAAAADRLTKTSPKAIKEPWSEQAMRDVARLASAPDTPAVKPPAPPPTTIASAPQTSTTPSNAAASAAASVPATTPPAPGPSPGDDEGLDWVWPAKGKVVAQFSESASLKGIDIGGAAGDPVVASAPGKVVYAGSGLRGYGKLVIIKHNATYLTAYAHNADILVKEGQAVARGQKIAEMGSTDADRVKLHFEIRRLGKPMDPLRFLPPA encoded by the coding sequence ATGACGACGAGCCGAACCACCCTTTCGATCCCGCGCGTCGCCGCGCTCTTCGCGGCCGCCGCGCTCGCCGCAGGCTGCGCGACGCGCACGCCCGCTCCCGTCGTCGACCGCCCGGCGGTTCCGCCGCGCGCCGCACCGTCCACCGCGCCGCTGCCGCCGCCGCATCCGGCGGCCGCGACGAAACCCGGCGAACCCGACTGGCGCCCGCCGACCTACACGGTCAAGCGCGGCGACACGCTCTACCAGATCGCGCTCGAGCACGGACTCGACTACCGCGACCTCGCGGCGTGGAACGGCATCGAGAACATCAACGTGATTCGCGTCGGGCAAGCGCTGCGGCTCACCGCGCCGGGCAGCGAGCCGCCGCAGATGGCTGCGGGCGCGGACGCGGGCGCGCCCGGGACCACGGTGACACCGTTGCGCACCGTGCCGCCGGTCACGGCCGGCGCGCCTCGATCCGATGCGGCGGGCGTGGCGTCGGGAGGCGCGCCAGTGCCGCCTGCCGTGGCGTCCGCGTCCGTGCCGCCGACCGCGGCCGCCGCGGATCGGTTGACGAAGACCTCGCCCAAGGCGATCAAGGAGCCGTGGTCGGAGCAGGCGATGCGCGACGTCGCCCGCCTCGCATCCGCGCCGGATACGCCGGCTGTCAAGCCGCCGGCGCCACCGCCGACGACGATCGCGAGCGCGCCGCAGACGAGCACCACGCCGTCGAACGCGGCTGCTTCGGCGGCCGCGAGTGTCCCCGCCACCACGCCGCCCGCGCCCGGACCTTCGCCCGGCGACGACGAAGGGCTCGACTGGGTGTGGCCCGCGAAGGGCAAGGTCGTCGCGCAGTTCTCCGAGAGCGCGAGCCTGAAGGGCATCGACATCGGAGGCGCCGCGGGCGATCCGGTCGTCGCGAGCGCGCCGGGCAAGGTCGTCTACGCGGGCAGCGGCCTGCGCGGCTACGGCAAGCTCGTCATCATCAAGCACAACGCGACCTACCTCACCGCCTACGCGCACAACGCCGACATCCTCGTGAAGGAAGGGCAGGCCGTCGCGCGCGGTCAGAAGATCGCGGAGATGGGGTCGACGGACGCCGATCGCGTCAAGCTGCACTTCGAGATCCGGCGCCTGGGCAAGCCGATGGACCCGTTGCGTTTCCTGCCGCCCGCCTGA
- a CDS encoding protein-L-isoaspartate(D-aspartate) O-methyltransferase codes for MTSARTQARLIERLRGEGIRDEVVLSAMLAIPRHRFVDEALAIRAYDDVPLPIGHGQTISQPWVVARMTELARNGRDLDGVLEIGTGCGYQTAVLSRIAKKVWTVERIGALVAKARRNLQGLKCGNVALKHGDGSADLGEDLSVDAIVVTAGATHVPTALLRYLKPGGRMVIPLAGSPEEGERGVQYLTVIEMGPGGVREQRLDAVRFVPLLPGLA; via the coding sequence ATGACGTCGGCGCGCACGCAGGCGCGCCTGATCGAGCGGCTGCGCGGGGAGGGCATCCGCGACGAGGTCGTGTTGTCGGCGATGCTCGCGATCCCGCGCCACCGCTTCGTCGACGAGGCGCTCGCGATCCGCGCCTACGACGACGTGCCGCTGCCGATCGGGCACGGCCAGACGATCTCGCAGCCCTGGGTCGTCGCGCGCATGACCGAACTCGCGCGGAACGGTCGTGACCTCGACGGCGTGCTCGAGATCGGTACCGGCTGCGGCTACCAGACCGCGGTCCTCTCGCGCATCGCGAAGAAGGTGTGGACGGTCGAGCGCATCGGGGCGCTGGTCGCGAAAGCCCGGCGCAACCTGCAGGGACTCAAATGCGGCAATGTCGCGCTCAAGCACGGCGACGGGAGCGCCGACCTGGGCGAGGACCTGTCGGTCGATGCGATCGTGGTCACCGCGGGGGCGACGCACGTGCCCACCGCGCTGCTGCGCTATCTCAAGCCCGGTGGGCGCATGGTGATTCCGCTCGCCGGATCCCCCGAAGAAGGCGAACGCGGCGTCCAGTACCTGACCGTGATCGAGATGGGGCCGGGCGGCGTGAGGGAGCAACGTCTCGATGCGGTAAGATTCGTGCCACTGCTGCCGGGTCTCGCCTGA
- the surE gene encoding 5'/3'-nucleotidase SurE has translation MRILLSNDDGYFAPGLERLAAALIPHADITVVAPERDRSGASNSLTLDRPLSVRRAPNGFLFVNGTPTDCVHLAVTGLLDHLPDMVISGINLGANMGDDTIYSGTVAAATEGFLLGIPSIAISLASKTAKHFETACEVAIDLVSRHARTPAGSWLINVNVPDVPRAEVRGTRITRLGRRHKAEDTIRMTSPRGETVYWVGAAGPAADAGEGTDFHAVDSRQVSITPLQVDLTNRERMDEVGAWLAA, from the coding sequence ATGCGCATCCTGCTCTCCAACGACGACGGCTATTTCGCGCCCGGGCTCGAGCGGCTCGCCGCCGCCCTCATCCCGCACGCGGACATCACGGTCGTCGCGCCGGAGCGCGACCGCAGCGGCGCGTCGAATTCGCTCACGCTCGACCGCCCGCTGTCGGTGCGCCGCGCCCCGAACGGATTCCTGTTCGTCAACGGCACGCCGACCGACTGCGTGCACCTCGCGGTGACCGGGCTCCTCGACCACCTGCCGGACATGGTGATCTCGGGCATCAACCTCGGCGCGAACATGGGCGACGACACGATCTACTCGGGCACCGTCGCCGCCGCGACCGAGGGCTTCCTGCTCGGCATTCCGTCGATCGCGATCTCCCTCGCGTCGAAGACCGCGAAGCACTTCGAGACCGCGTGCGAGGTCGCGATCGACCTCGTGAGCCGCCATGCGCGCACGCCGGCGGGAAGCTGGCTCATCAACGTGAACGTACCCGACGTGCCGCGCGCCGAGGTCCGCGGCACGCGGATCACGCGGCTCGGCCGGAGGCACAAGGCGGAGGACACGATCCGGATGACGAGTCCGCGCGGCGAGACCGTCTACTGGGTCGGCGCGGCGGGCCCGGCGGCGGATGCGGGCGAAGGCACCGATTTCCACGCGGTCGATTCGCGGCAGGTGTCGATCACGCCGCTGCAGGTCGACCTCACGAACCGCGAACGCATGGACGAGGTGGGCGCCTGGCTCGCTGCCTGA
- a CDS encoding iron ABC transporter permease, producing MNGRRPLVLAALALAALALLPVLAVVVRGIAPGASDTWSHLADTVLARYVGNTLALVVLVGAGVAFGGTLTGWALAQYRFPGSRMFAWALLLPLAMPTYVMAYAYTDFLQYSGPVQTTLRRAFGEAASHAFPDVRSLPGAAAMFVFTLYPYVYLLARTAFAERPAAFVEAARTLGLDRRRAFWRVELPLARPAIAGGVALALMETLADFGTVAYFAVDTFTTGIYRAWFTLGDRAASAQLAATLLAFVLAALWLERASRGAARTSSARARAGAPDARPRIGGSRGATLAVLCSVPLAVGFVIPVLLLVRLVLAEPEIPGIERFVDGAWNSVRVAAIATVVAVAFAATVSYANRLAPGAAVRAATRVLTLGYAVPGTVLAVGVLLPLSTLDGWFADAIRRTTGAHAGLLLTGTVVALVYAYQVRYFAVAWNGIEPAFQRITPAMDAAARSLGAGTIGTFRRVHAPLLARSVAATLLLVFVDVMKELSATLVLRPFNFDTLATQAFSLASDERLAEAAVPSLAIVAVGLLPIVLLSRAAMRRRDSRPSAAGVSAPGQGLQALP from the coding sequence ATGAACGGTCGTCGCCCGCTCGTCCTCGCCGCCCTCGCGCTCGCCGCGCTCGCGCTCCTCCCGGTGCTCGCCGTCGTGGTGCGGGGCATCGCGCCGGGGGCGAGCGACACCTGGTCGCACCTCGCCGACACCGTGCTCGCCCGTTACGTCGGGAACACGCTCGCGCTGGTAGTGCTGGTCGGCGCGGGCGTCGCCTTCGGCGGCACGCTGACCGGCTGGGCGCTCGCCCAGTACCGCTTCCCCGGCAGCCGCATGTTCGCGTGGGCGCTGCTGCTGCCGCTCGCGATGCCGACCTACGTGATGGCCTACGCCTACACCGACTTCCTGCAGTACTCGGGGCCGGTGCAGACGACGCTACGCCGGGCGTTCGGGGAGGCGGCGAGCCACGCGTTCCCGGACGTTCGCTCGCTGCCGGGTGCGGCCGCGATGTTCGTCTTCACGCTCTATCCGTACGTCTACCTGCTCGCGCGCACCGCGTTCGCCGAACGTCCTGCGGCCTTCGTCGAGGCGGCGCGAACGCTGGGCCTCGACCGGCGGCGCGCGTTCTGGCGCGTCGAACTGCCGCTCGCGCGTCCGGCGATCGCGGGCGGCGTCGCGCTCGCGCTGATGGAGACGCTGGCGGACTTCGGCACGGTCGCCTACTTCGCGGTCGACACCTTCACCACCGGCATCTACCGCGCGTGGTTCACGCTGGGCGACCGCGCCGCCTCCGCGCAGCTCGCGGCGACGCTGCTCGCGTTCGTCCTCGCGGCGCTCTGGCTCGAGCGCGCGTCTCGCGGCGCGGCGCGCACCTCGAGCGCCCGGGCGCGCGCCGGCGCGCCCGACGCCCGGCCGCGCATCGGCGGTTCGCGCGGCGCCACGCTCGCGGTGCTGTGCAGCGTGCCGCTCGCGGTCGGATTCGTGATTCCGGTGTTGCTGCTCGTGCGCCTCGTGCTCGCCGAGCCCGAGATCCCCGGCATCGAGCGCTTCGTCGACGGCGCGTGGAACAGCGTTCGCGTCGCCGCCATCGCGACCGTCGTCGCGGTGGCCTTCGCGGCGACCGTGTCCTATGCGAACCGGCTCGCGCCCGGCGCCGCCGTGCGAGCGGCGACGCGCGTGCTGACGCTGGGTTATGCGGTCCCGGGCACGGTGCTCGCGGTCGGCGTGCTGCTGCCGCTCTCCACGCTCGACGGCTGGTTCGCCGACGCGATCCGGCGCACGACCGGAGCGCACGCCGGACTCCTGTTGACCGGCACCGTCGTCGCGCTCGTCTACGCCTACCAGGTCCGCTACTTCGCGGTGGCGTGGAACGGCATCGAACCCGCGTTCCAGCGCATCACGCCCGCGATGGACGCTGCCGCGCGGAGCCTCGGCGCCGGCACGATCGGCACCTTCCGCCGCGTGCATGCGCCGCTCCTCGCGCGCAGCGTCGCGGCGACGCTGCTCCTGGTGTTCGTCGACGTGATGAAGGAACTGTCGGCCACGCTCGTGCTGCGGCCGTTCAATTTCGACACGCTGGCGACGCAGGCGTTCTCGCTCGCGAGCGACGAACGTCTCGCTGAGGCTGCGGTGCCGTCGCTCGCGATCGTCGCGGTCGGGCTGCTGCCGATCGTGCTGCTCTCGCGGGCGGCGATGCGGCGGCGGGACTCCCGGCCGTCCGCGGCCGGCGTATCGGCGCCGGGTCAGGGCCTGCAAGCGCTTCCATAG
- a CDS encoding VOC family protein, with the protein MRLGNFSIGLAVKDIGASRAFYEKLGFRAIGGDQEQNWLILQNETATIGLFQGMFDRNVMTFNPGWDRSGARLNDFDDVRDIQRILRDRGLALVSEADATSTGPASLMLTDPDGNPILVDQHVPRPRR; encoded by the coding sequence ATGCGCCTGGGCAACTTCTCGATCGGTCTCGCCGTCAAGGACATCGGCGCATCCCGCGCCTTCTACGAGAAACTCGGGTTCCGCGCGATCGGCGGCGACCAGGAACAGAACTGGCTGATCCTCCAGAACGAGACCGCGACGATCGGACTCTTCCAGGGGATGTTCGACCGGAACGTGATGACGTTCAATCCCGGTTGGGACCGCAGCGGCGCACGGTTGAACGACTTCGACGATGTTCGCGACATCCAGCGGATCCTCCGCGACCGCGGGCTCGCCCTCGTGTCCGAGGCGGACGCGACGTCGACCGGACCCGCGAGCCTGATGCTGACCGATCCCGACGGGAATCCGATCCTCGTGGACCAGCATGTGCCGAGACCTCGGAGGTGA
- a CDS encoding Fe(3+) ABC transporter substrate-binding protein, with amino-acid sequence MPRLRPVLLAAALAAVLPLAAAAQEQVVNVYSARHYATDEALYGNFTKATGIKVNRIEAGENELLERLKAEGANSPADILLIVDASRLYNAQQLGLFQPVKSSILDTRLPASMRGTNDEWFGFSSRARIIVYNKAMVNPADVSTYASLADPKHKGRICVRSGSHPYNLSLVAAMVAHMGEAKAEEWARGVVANFARAPKGGDTDQIKGAAAGECGISINNSYYYARILRSTKPEDREIASKTWLVWPDQAGHGTHINVAGAGVLKHAPHKDNAVKFLEYLASDDAQRYFADGNNEWPAVKSVQVKNPALEAMGPFKSDDLSIATIAKNIPAAQKIVDRVGWR; translated from the coding sequence ATGCCCCGCCTTCGACCCGTGCTCCTCGCCGCGGCGCTCGCCGCCGTGCTCCCCCTCGCCGCCGCCGCCCAGGAACAGGTGGTGAACGTCTACTCGGCGCGGCACTACGCGACCGACGAAGCGCTCTACGGGAACTTCACCAAGGCCACCGGCATCAAGGTCAACCGGATCGAGGCCGGCGAGAACGAACTGCTCGAGCGCCTCAAGGCGGAAGGGGCGAACAGTCCGGCCGACATCCTGCTGATCGTCGACGCGTCGCGCCTGTACAACGCGCAGCAACTGGGGCTGTTCCAGCCGGTGAAGTCGTCGATCCTCGATACGCGCCTGCCCGCGTCGATGCGCGGCACCAACGACGAGTGGTTCGGATTCTCGAGCCGGGCGCGCATCATCGTCTACAACAAGGCGATGGTGAATCCGGCCGACGTATCGACCTACGCATCGCTCGCGGATCCGAAGCACAAGGGCAGGATCTGCGTGCGCTCGGGCTCGCACCCCTACAACCTGTCGCTGGTGGCCGCGATGGTCGCGCACATGGGAGAGGCGAAGGCCGAGGAGTGGGCGCGCGGCGTGGTCGCGAACTTCGCGCGCGCGCCGAAGGGCGGCGACACCGACCAGATCAAGGGTGCCGCGGCCGGCGAGTGCGGAATCTCGATCAACAACTCGTACTACTACGCGCGCATCCTGCGCTCGACCAAGCCGGAGGACCGCGAGATCGCGTCGAAGACCTGGCTCGTCTGGCCCGACCAGGCCGGCCACGGCACGCACATCAACGTCGCGGGCGCCGGCGTGCTCAAGCACGCACCGCACAAGGACAACGCGGTGAAGTTCCTCGAGTACCTGGCGAGCGACGACGCGCAGCGCTACTTCGCCGACGGCAACAACGAGTGGCCGGCGGTGAAGAGCGTGCAGGTGAAGAACCCCGCGCTCGAGGCGATGGGGCCGTTCAAGTCCGACGACCTGTCGATCGCGACGATCGCGAAGAACATTCCGGCGGCACAGAAGATCGTCGATCGCGTGGGCTGGAGGTAG